From Malaya genurostris strain Urasoe2022 chromosome 2, Malgen_1.1, whole genome shotgun sequence:
acccgagcgttccgcgtcatttgtgtcggtacgaccacgtttaaactcggcgaaccaccgacaaatcgttgctttttatggacaagagtccggataacatttttcaatccattgtttcgcttgcacggtgtttgtacccattaaaaaacaatgttttatcaaaacacgaaactcggttttttccatttttaaacaaactacaaaacgactttactccaacctcgataactcagctgtttctggtcggatcgacttaaaatttagacccgtttcaagcaagggttagtactctagaaagacgtggttactggtttactacgagcgccatctctgctttagtctcgggacttattgatccatgtgttaacagTATAATGCTTGTTTTTCTGTTGAGCATTCGATCATATGCGCGGTTCCAAGTTTTTACGCATTAAATTTAACAATATCTTTTAATTACTTTTTTGCTataatttatattaaatgcatgattttaccagtGCTTTTACTTTGCAACAaagtttaatttcaaaattttattcatcgacttgaataaaattgatcttgattttttttatttaaaagatatatttattcaggcctatttgcgtacaagctttacgtggtcgtttgagccgattttttgaataaaaatttttttgtattcgatctcgttgtcaccctttttctagagggggaggggagcttccatttccctcctgtgaggattgaggggcactttaaaATTGATcgtgagtacgatatttatttattatgtagcataaGTCACTTCTTTGATGCTTGAAATCTTTCCTTAAAACTACCTTTGGTACCAAtacttcttttgcacaggaatcgcgtTCGACAGACGATTCTCATCACTTATTCTCATGGCGTGATTCGTTAGCGGCGGTGcttccattgttttttttttattgtttgtaGTTTTCTTTGTTTCATACGCGTCGTTTACTAtcataaattaaattatgaATTTAGTTTTCTAATGCATATCCTATAAAAGTTTTCTTATAAACCGTCAAAAATAACACACACATATTCTTACTAAATAAGCTGTTTTAATGATTCAATGCTTTTAATTGTTCAGTGTTTGTGTGATCAACTAGGAATCTGTCCGGGAAAATTGCGATTTATATAGTCGAACTCAGATGCTTTGAATAGCCAAGTCTGAATTCTCTTTTGGTTCAGACGTCTGGTTGTCTTAGATATTTTTAAGTTGAATATTTGAAGTATATGGGTGTTTACTGTTATACTATGTATAAGGGCACGacacactcaaaatttatcttgGAACTGTTAGGATAAGTGTCGATACAGAACATAAAGTTTCACTGTGAGTTAAACCGAGGATCACTAAACTAAATACTAAACACTGAACGATAGCAGTTCGTAAGAATCAGTTCAttcgaaaataaataataaatcaaaTCTAAATTCAAATAAGCTAACTATCGTCTTCAATCAAAATAACTCTCATTTCATCTCGGTAACTGGCTACCTAGAGATTGAGGGAGAAAAACTATAAGTTTGAAAACCAACATTCCGTTAGAAATTTTCCAATGTATTTCGGCTATTGTAAACCAGATGCCTATCATGAATAAGCTATCATTTCCATTCCGTTTTCGAGGTACGATTGGGGATTCCTGAGAATTTGAACTTTAAACAAATTGTTGATATTTTGATAATTATTTATATAGGGCtattgtgccaatagtcatctcattagtagagtagcAAAGAAAAGCCTGGGTATTACATTTctatagtggaatttgaccttctgtttcaacagacttcgcagccgattcagagtgtacagattgtatggctggtgctacgatcctactaacactacgaattcttccaggtcggggctcgaacatacgacaactagcttgtaagaccagagccctatgcattgaaccaccaacccgggagtAGAGTCGTCATATTATTTAACTGATtaatcgactttcaatcaagggATTGTGATGAAATCTGTGCTTCGGTTCGAAGAAtcaataccgcagaaaaaatagttcagaAATTGTGCAATtggaattttcaaataattagaTCGTACCAAAATAAATCCTGAAAAAGAAAACGCATTGTGTTGTACCTTGTGTGTGGTGGTTGGACAGCAGAGAACAGTAATTGCGTGTCCTTACAGACATGCAATAAATAGACacattttaaaactgaactGCTATACTTTAATACTTCATAAAGACATGCTACACAAGACACAATAAAAGTAGTTGTCTGTACTGTTATACAACCGTTCTGAATCTCTCTCTAGCCGGACTGCCGGAAATATAATGACAGCAACTGCCGGAAATATAATGACAGCAACGAGAGCATAATGGCAGTGTAGCCAGTATTGCCGTTTGGTTGGCTGCAACATCTCCCCTCTTAATAAAGGTGGTACGGGTCGAACCATTGTGGCCGACTTCTGGTCCGAGTGGAACGACGCGGTAAAGTCTCCACCAGGTCTGCATCGGTCGCTGACTCGAACTCCGTTGATGCTGCTGTAGATGAAGATAATGACGAGGACGACAGACTTGCCACTAGCTGAGGTAGTGGAACACTTGTGTATGAGTAGAAGACAAATGTGTCGGTGTCATCTGCTGTAACGTCGGCGATTGTGAGCTATGCGTAACCAAAGACTGCGGTGAGCCAACGAATGATACTGCGGGTGTACTGTCTCAAAGCTTCGGTAGATCCCAGGCACCAAGAAGGACGTCGAGCGGCAACAATTTAGTACTACTGCTGGCTGACGATAAAGAACCGGTGCTGGGTGAAACAGTTTCAGTACGACATCGTAATTGGTTGATATGGGAACGCAGAACTCGACGATCAACCAAAACGTTGTACATCACATCACCTATCTTCTCCAGAATAACACCAGGAGCCCACTTCCAAGTGTTTCTGTGATGAACCTTTGCGAAAACCAGTTCGTTTCGATTGAACGATCTTCGCTGTTGATCTTGCTGAACATGCGGTGTCATTGGTAAAATTGCTGATGATGGGCGAAGTAGCTCCAGACAAGTCCGTATACGGCGACCAAACATAACCTCAGACGGTGATCTACCTTCAGGCGCAGTGCGATTGGGCGTGCTTCTGTAGGTTAGCAGGAATGTGTCTAGAGCTTCAGCAATGGATCTTCTCCCCTCTTGATTTTATTTGACGGCCCGCTTGAAGGTGTCAACGAACCTTTCAACTTGGCCGTTAGACTGGGGATAGAACGGGGCCGTTGTGACATGCTCGATACCGTTGAGAGCACAGAAGTTGGCAAATTCCACACTCGTAAACTGAGTATCGTTATCCGATACTAGCATTACAGGCATACCGAGCCTTGCAAATAGACTTCGAAGAATACTGATGGTTGCTACTGCAGTGATTCGTCGGGTTTGCACAATCTCCGGCCACTTGGAGAAGGAGTCGACCGCTAGCAAATAGTACTCACCGTCGATGGGACCGGCGAAGTCTACGTGAACACGCTGCCAAGGTCCCGATGCCTTTGGCCATGGTACTGGGACGGCGTGATGCCGTGACTTGGCAGTCGCTGCACAATGCcgacatatttttttacataaccGGCGATGTCTTCGTCCATGGATGGCCAATAGACGTAGCTGGCCAATAGACGTAGACGCTTGCGGTACTGAGCTGGGATGACGAGCCGTTCAGCGAACAGTATGCATCCATCAACGGTAGTGAGGGATTCCTGTCTGACTTGGAATCGTTTTAGCTCCGGATCGATTGCTTTTGTTTGAGGCCAGCCATCGGTTATAAAACGGTAGACCTTCCGGAGAACTGGATCAGCTTGGGTACTTCGAGCGACGTTTCTGAAAGTAAGAGGCAACGCATCTACTGTATCAACTGCTACTGACCTAACATCCTGCTCGAGAATTATGCTGGCGATGACGTAGTCTTCATCTGGTCGCACGTGTCGATTTATCAACCGGGACAGCACGTCGGCGTTACCGAACTTATCAGTGGGAACGTACTCGATGGTGAAATCGTACAGCAGTAGAGTGAGGGCAAAGCACTGTAACCGGTTGGCCGTGTATACCGGTATGCCCTTCTTGGACCCGAAGATTCGGAGCAGCGGAGCGTGGTCAGTCTGCAGCAAGAAGCGTCTTCCGAAGATCATTTTGTGAAACTTGGTGACGGCAAAGATGATAGTTAGACCTTCACGACCCGGTTGACTGTAGTTCTGCTCTGCCTTCGTAAGTGCTCTGGAAACATGCAGAAAGGCATGCTGCTGTCCATTCGGGATACTCATCCTTTTGTCTTGTTGCACGTGGGTGATGGGAAAGTGAGGTTAGCTTTtataacttttccactggactcGTCGCCACTGTTGTaccttgtgtgtgtgtttggacAGCAGAGAACAGTATTTGCGTGTCCTTACAGACATGCAATAAATAGACacattttaaaactgaactGCTATACTTTAATACTTAATAAAGACATGCTACACACCGTTCTGAATCTCTTTCTAGCCGGACTGCCGGAAATATAATGACAGCAACATAGGCGTCAACGCAGTGGCAGCATAACTGTCACTCGAGAGCATAATGGCAGTGTAGCCAGTATTGCCGTTTGGTTGGCTGCAACACATTGCATTTTTTATTACTGCTCAATATAACTTTTTAGATCTAAGGCGCGGGGAATAGTTAAAGGAATTCTGAACTAATTCGGGAAAAAAACAGAACATCAGAGAGTGGTAGAAGTTTTCTCTAATCAATTTAGTAACTGGATACATTCATTCCAacctacacactaagattccgGTCAACCGGGGCATTAAgtcacatttttgcctttctcatatagaaaggctatgcaatcactgtgaaaaccgacttttgaaccgaggcccggagggccgagtgtcatataccattcgactcagatcgtcgagtacgcaaaatgtctgtgtgtgggtatgtgtgtatgtatgtatgtatgtatgtaaaattttgcatttacttttctcgaagatggctgaaccgattttcataaacttagatttaaataataggtcttgtaaccccacacaaagttcctgaattttattcgaatccgacttccggttccggcattacaggatgatatgtgcaaaaaataaaaataagtgcacttatttttcgCAGAGACGGCTTAACCTATTCTcacaatctaagattcaaatgaaaggtaaaattgtcctatacaaaattcctgaattttattttgatccgacttccagttgcgGAGTTGCAAGGTGATTAGTAAAgaaattcttatttcaaattactttctcacttttctcagagatggcgtgacggATTTCAACGAAttaagattccaatgaaaggtatcatagtgccatacaaaacttttaaaaaattttccggatccgacttatATTATATTAGGGTaaaggctccctatttcatctgagctcctatttccatctcatcccttcacctcattactttgaacatgaataatattttacaacctacctgaactaaactgtgaaatgttttaaaatgattataaaagctattgtcacactttcctattgaaagaaatggttttaagttcttcgtttatcgttttttttcatttaaaataaactcacttttaaaTTTAGGACactttttcgtctcaagatttacagttcgtcatgtttctgattatctactaatcgattcgtctcaaaacatgatcactttttcacacaattacactaccattgaatgctggatgacttcataattagtaatgttcacttgccgcttgtttaattaacgattaaaaacttaaaaaactacccgacaaacaatagaagtctttaaaaatatgagacgaattttttcacttagttcacttgattgcgctttgttttcatctcatttggtttcgcaaagttgccaagttatctcatattgttacaaaaaataaattgtttttcttcttcaaattattatcaaaaagtatgtttttggtattcgtgacattagtttaattatattattgatattaatatttaaataaaactgtattggcttcgaatattatctGAAAgatcgtgttaaatactaatgaaataaccattgtggcaaatctagtagcactggttttattccgctatacgtcaacataacgctgtgaagtgtgtgtgtttcatcggctgtgcacagagatgccagatattttcatagaaaatatgtattacgctGCATAGAAAAattatatctgctctatctgttttcactaataaaatgatgttactcataatcaattatctgcataaaagaattccactttaacatgtgatttgtccgttgattaataaacttttaaagaatcactgcaatcaaatactaatagatactcagagagaaaagtctaatttttacttctcactttctatgaacttgtacaaatctgtattaaatgtaggaaatctgtataaaatctgcactttgatttaaatcagtatgcgaacgcaaaaatctatacaatacaaataaatctgtataaatggcatctctggctctacactttgttttaggaAGGgcgaatgaataaatagtaacaattacattttggtttataattaaagttcaccaaattaactttacaataaagttttaaattcaaagtgaAAGTTAACTGAAACGAGAGAAAATTTTTtagacgttgaaatgatttcaaactggttctaaaaatattgtGTGTTGTCGCATAGtttgcattaggccgtttttaagaagaattccgacattttgaacctgagagtgtaatagtggaatattttgttttgattgctgtcgccattgctaatttataggatgaataaaggatcaacgataggatggataaaaatccattgagatggaattaggaacagagtagtgaacacatcataagtgtttttagctgttttatgaatattagttaaattttcaaaaaatgtgaatcaattctcaacgtggagcaagacgAATGAAGcattaatatgaaatagttatagtgattttagtggctaaatcggggtttgaatgcGACGTCCttgcaaatgagatgaaatagggagcccttaccctatatggtgaagtgtgttaaaaataggATACCgttacttgaagcggcgaagcaaaacacgtaacaaaatttcttaacttgcctcaaaactattccagtcggtagtcattgtcagtagacggtcaaacattaatttggctttccttgttcttaagtttttgatgaacgaccgaagattgtagccatagagtCAAAATCcctgtcacttttctcgaaccaacttcgattataccgattcccagattccggttttggaagtacctcttttcgtttcctaaGAAATGgtctaaccgacctgagtactgtttcactctttaggttatactagttatttttttcaagaatcacaaaattattttgaagaataccacacatttatatatgataaTATGTGAGATATGGGAAATgcaacattacaccactaggtggattaagacaggtttttttcaatttgtaccgCCTGATACTGATAAATGTTTTTCGTGGATAAATAGCGCAGTACAACCGTAGTAATTGGTTCTAATTCACTTCAATCGTTTCTGTGAACAATATCCAAATCCGAAAAACACAATCGTAAATAGAAAATTTatccaaaaaccaaaaaacaaaaacaaaacaattactGAACCTCACGaattccatttggtttacagagcTGTGTTTTCGAATGATTACCGAACGCTCAGCTTTTGAAAATTCGGTGAAAAATTACCAAATTCTgctaaattttctaagtgtgtaatcAATATTCACCATGTTTGCAGATCATTTTTGAACTTATTTTCCAAGATATTTGAATCTGCTCCAGATATTGTTGAGAATTCCATACAGAACCCCAAGCACATGGAATTACCGCATGAATCTCAACACTACGATTTAATCCATCTATGAAAACAATCACTCCCCGTTTATATTTACATGATCAATTAAAAGCCGAAGCGAAAGTAATGGTACCGTGGCTTGGAACCTCGATTAATGAGAAGAATATAAATACAATTGACCTAGCTCTTAATCGTACACGTCACGAACATTTGTTCTATTACACTCATTGTGTGggtgcaaacgagtttataataactaatgtatagtatgccatgacaaattgcggtagacatcattgcaccaggtcaagcgagctgtaacagaattgctttgcacatttcaccacaaacaaccttacaggtaagaagtgtaccgctctgggtgattccgtttccgattaatagttataaaatgcacaatggcgatcctgccaggagtTGGAATTCAAATAGCATAGTTATTCAaaacggaaacggaatcacctaaagcaacagaaaattattcaaatatttggcacaaagattttcattttcaaatgaaaaaaaaagaagcgtCGGTGGAGATTATGTAACGTTGAAAATAACTGGAACAAGCGGATCATTAtggtcgcgcatcataagcggaccaggaaggtcgcgcatcataagcggaccaagaaggtcgcgcatcaaagcggaccaggaaggtcgcgcatcaaagcggaccaagaaggtcgcgcattaaaatacatttaaaaaaaatgttgacgatttttttttattgaaaaaggcGGATTCATGAAATCGCGCATCACATAGCGGATCtggaaggtcgcgcaaatatttaaatataaacgaGCGAACCGAAAACGTCGCGCATAAAGGGAGCAGGcaacgtggccgtgcaaatgaaaaaaaaaaagaaaattaatgagcggattttcaataatcgcgCATCGTAAAGCGGATCGTTAGATCGCGTACATTTCAGTTATAAGTTATCTCACGCATATATTTTTGTGTATAATTCCAGACCACAAAAAGGCGTTAAACTAAAGTAATATGGCAAACGACGGAAAATATGTCCGATTGGGCAACTCAAAATATATACCAATATTCGGCTACAATCGTACTATCTGGTACGCAGATTTTCTCGTTCAATTGTGAAACGAAAATGGCCGaagagaaaatgaaatgaatgaaaaagcggatcactatggtcgcgcattataagcggaccaggaaggtcgcgcaattttaataaaaatggcggattctcgaaatcgcgcatcacagagcggaccaggaaggtcgcgcaaatatttaaatttaaataagcggaccggaaacgtcgcgcacaaaaggaagcaggcaacgtggccgtgcaaataaaaaaaagcggaTTTGAATAATCGTGCATTGCAAAGCGGATTTTGAGATCGCGCACATTTGCTTCGTAAGTAATCTTACGCGCATATTTTTGCATGCAATTCCAgaccacaaaaaaaaagtgttaaaagcaAGATATATGGAGAATAACGGAAAATATGTCCGATGGGTCAGCGGTACGAGCAATGCAGAGAATCAGACGACATTTGACGCATCTGTTGATCAGACTGACGAGGAGTCAACGATTTCAGTAACGCCGTGCAATTTGAGCATGTTATGCTTCAGGTAGTGAAATCGAACTCGAAAACATGTTAACAATGATTTAGAAAATGTACAAACAAATAATGTAGGAGTTTCGCTTCGCCATCATGATAcaccacacacaaaaaaaaattgtattttacaGGTGTACTCATAAAGACCtgggaaatttcatttgtaatggcttaattttttttccataagtacGTTTATTTAATAGGCAATATgcttaagtttttcttcgccgtggcatccacaatacatagtactttaaacgtaatacatttc
This genomic window contains:
- the LOC131428775 gene encoding uncharacterized protein K02A2.6-like — its product is MPVMLVSDNDTQFTSVEFANFCALNGIEHVTTAPFYPQSNGQVERSTPNRTAPEGRSPSEVMFGRRIRTCLELLRPSSAILPMTPHVQQDQQRRSFNRNELVFAKVHHRNTWKWAPGVILEKIGDVMYNVLVDRRVLRSHINQLRCRTETVSPSTGSLSSASSSTKLLPLDVLLGAWDLPKL